A single region of the Thermoanaerobacterium aotearoense genome encodes:
- a CDS encoding AAA family ATPase, with protein MIHSIKINDFRIFKNISMNLGRYLTVISGKNALGKSTLLGMIGNTCELKASEGRPIIQKQFRTEFSEIFKGSEKFDLSGSNKYTVYFSDIKNPDKIVDYRTCRITWPTTKIKTTKGDIKYKKRFRVIPEKTVSKRKSSKKYSYPVLYLGLSRLYPIGESNEETLSVKNIKLEEDERIMFLTSYKEILSIVNDEEISIDCINIGETDRKKGIGISTTEYDSLTNSAGQDNIGQILLAVLSFYRLKRNNPDKYKGGLLLIDELEATLHPYAQSELLRHLIKYCKELDLQIVFTTHSLTILQLICEKTKYNKKDGNINDIELLYITKANGTLEIRQSIEYATMYNDLNIQSIKENPSKIIVYSEDDETRWFAQKLLNKYIHRLELVNITMGFSNLLKLNKADPKYFSNIIFIVDGDVRDEDIEKYKLPNINNIIKLPGGKRPEEILYLYLKDIPAEHELREQITKYNFTKEYFQTHSPEKEYKEKAKEREQYKKWFNEYLGILIEPYNVFDFWYKDNREDCDKFIQTFINIFNSIADRLLMQRID; from the coding sequence ATGATACATAGTATTAAAATTAATGATTTTAGAATTTTTAAGAATATTTCAATGAATTTAGGAAGATATTTAACTGTTATTTCAGGTAAAAATGCTTTGGGGAAATCAACATTACTCGGTATGATTGGGAACACATGTGAATTGAAAGCTAGTGAAGGTAGACCAATAATACAGAAGCAATTTAGAACTGAATTTAGTGAAATATTTAAAGGCTCCGAAAAATTTGATTTAAGTGGTTCTAACAAATATACTGTTTATTTCTCAGATATAAAAAATCCTGATAAAATAGTTGATTACAGAACTTGTAGGATAACTTGGCCAACAACTAAAATAAAAACCACTAAAGGTGATATAAAGTATAAAAAAAGATTTCGTGTTATACCAGAAAAAACAGTTAGTAAAAGAAAATCAAGTAAAAAATATAGCTATCCAGTTTTGTATCTTGGTTTATCGAGGTTATATCCTATAGGTGAGTCAAATGAAGAAACACTTTCAGTAAAAAATATAAAATTAGAAGAAGATGAACGAATAATGTTTTTAACAAGTTATAAAGAAATATTGTCAATAGTAAATGATGAAGAAATCAGCATTGATTGTATAAATATTGGAGAAACTGACAGAAAAAAGGGGATAGGAATATCTACGACCGAATATGATTCTTTAACAAACTCAGCTGGTCAAGATAATATTGGGCAGATACTTTTAGCAGTTTTATCTTTTTATAGATTAAAAAGAAATAATCCAGATAAATATAAAGGTGGTTTATTATTAATAGATGAATTAGAAGCAACTCTTCATCCTTATGCTCAATCAGAGCTATTAAGACACTTAATTAAATATTGCAAGGAATTAGACTTACAAATAGTTTTTACAACACATAGTTTAACTATACTTCAATTAATTTGTGAAAAGACAAAATATAATAAAAAAGATGGGAATATAAACGATATTGAATTATTATATATTACTAAAGCAAATGGTACCTTGGAAATAAGACAAAGTATAGAATATGCTACTATGTACAATGATTTAAATATTCAGTCAATAAAAGAAAATCCATCGAAAATTATAGTATATTCTGAAGATGATGAAACTAGATGGTTTGCACAAAAATTGCTGAATAAATATATTCATAGATTAGAGTTAGTAAATATAACTATGGGATTTTCTAATTTATTAAAATTAAACAAAGCCGATCCAAAATATTTTTCTAATATAATCTTTATAGTTGATGGAGATGTTAGAGATGAGGATATTGAAAAATATAAACTTCCTAATATTAATAATATTATCAAACTACCAGGAGGTAAAAGACCTGAAGAAATTTTATATTTATATTTAAAGGATATACCAGCAGAACATGAATTAAGGGAACAGATCACTAAATATAATTTTACAAAAGAATATTTTCAAACACATTCTCCTGAAAAAGAGTATAAAGAAAAAGCAAAAGAAAGAGAACAGTATAAAAAATGGTTTAATGAGTATTTAGGCATTCTTATAGAACCATATAATGTATTCGATTTTTGGTATAAAGATAATAGAGAAGATTGCGATAAATTTATACAAACTTTTATTAATATTTTTAACTCAATTGCAGATAGACTTCTGATGCAAAGAATTGACTAG
- a CDS encoding DNA adenine methylase: MSSMRTYTPLRYPGGKNKLTGYVKKIIIANNLKGCIYIEPFAGGAAIALALLIDGYASEIIINDIDKSIYAFWYSVLNHTDELCYLIENTPINIDQWHKQKDIQRHKDSANLLELGFSTFFLNRTNRSGILKAGVIGGLEQNGKYKMDCRFNKKRLINQIRYISKYKNNIKIFNMDTIQLLDVVLPKIETKSFIFFDPPYYNKGSTLYVNYYNHEDHLKLSKKIGQIKEHCWIVTYDYVKAISKMYSQYFQTTYKLNYTAQRKYTGYEIMIYSNNLNIPKECKSVI, encoded by the coding sequence ATGTCTAGTATGAGAACTTATACGCCTTTACGATATCCTGGTGGTAAAAATAAATTAACGGGATATGTAAAAAAAATAATAATAGCTAATAATCTTAAAGGATGCATATACATTGAACCTTTTGCTGGTGGTGCAGCTATTGCATTAGCATTATTGATAGATGGCTATGCTTCCGAAATTATTATAAATGATATTGACAAGTCGATATATGCATTTTGGTATTCAGTTTTAAACCATACAGATGAATTATGTTATTTAATTGAAAATACACCAATTAATATAGATCAATGGCATAAACAAAAAGATATTCAAAGACATAAGGATAGTGCTAATTTGTTAGAACTAGGTTTTTCAACATTCTTTCTAAATAGGACTAATAGATCTGGAATATTAAAGGCTGGTGTGATTGGTGGTTTAGAACAGAATGGAAAATATAAAATGGATTGTCGGTTTAATAAAAAACGGCTGATAAACCAAATTAGATATATATCAAAATATAAGAATAATATAAAAATTTTTAATATGGATACTATTCAGTTATTAGATGTAGTATTACCTAAAATTGAAACTAAAAGCTTTATTTTTTTTGATCCTCCTTATTATAATAAAGGATCTACACTTTATGTAAATTATTATAATCATGAGGACCACCTAAAATTGAGTAAAAAAATAGGACAAATTAAAGAACATTGTTGGATAGTTACTTATGATTATGTAAAAGCAATCAGTAAAATGTATAGTCAATATTTTCAAACAACCTATAAATTAAATTATACTGCACAAAGAAAATATACTGGATATGAAATAATGATTTACAGTAATAATCTTAATATTCCTAAAGAATGCAAAAGTGTGATTTGA
- the tnpA gene encoding IS200/IS605 family transposase produces the protein MQNYRKSSHATYDLKYHIVWITKYRKPVLVGKIAERARELIRMVCKNNEIEILSGHVSKDHIHILVSAPQHLSVSKLVQYIKGYSSRKLLMENKELNKQFWGQHLWAGGYFAASSGNVTDEVIIEYIQNQDIEKNQKNDNFTLGEF, from the coding sequence ATGCAAAATTATAGAAAGTCATCACATGCAACGTATGATCTAAAATATCATATAGTCTGGATAACAAAATACAGAAAACCGGTATTAGTTGGGAAAATAGCAGAAAGAGCAAGGGAACTAATAAGAATGGTATGCAAAAATAATGAAATAGAAATATTATCAGGACATGTATCGAAAGATCATATACATATACTAGTGTCAGCACCACAACATTTGTCAGTAAGTAAGCTGGTGCAATATATAAAAGGATATAGTTCGAGAAAGTTGCTAATGGAGAATAAGGAACTGAACAAACAATTTTGGGGACAACATTTATGGGCAGGAGGATATTTTGCAGCAAGTAGTGGCAATGTAACGGATGAAGTGATAATAGAGTATATACAAAATCAAGACATAGAAAAAAATCAAAAGAATGATAATTTTACTTTAGGCGAGTTTTAA